In the Sebaldella sp. S0638 genome, one interval contains:
- the iolG gene encoding inositol 2-dehydrogenase, whose protein sequence is MLKIGIIGAGRIGQVHAESITKYVKEAEVKSIADVYLNDQVKEWAANMGITEVYNDYKKILEDKEIDAVLICSSTDTHSPISIEAINAGKHVFCEKPIDHDVERIKNVIKALESSKVKYQVGFNRRFDHNFRAVKEAVAAGKIGQPHILKITSRDPMPPAVEYIKVSGGMFLDMTIHDFDMVRYLLDSEVEEVYAQGAVLVDKRIGEEGDIDTAIITMKMENGALAVIDNSRQAAYGYDQRAEVFGSKGQVAAYNDTTSTAELSNADGVTKEKPLFFFLERYMQAYAQEIREFIEAITQDKEVPVGAVDGLKPVLIGLAAKKSIEENRPVKISEISF, encoded by the coding sequence TGTACCTTAATGATCAGGTAAAAGAATGGGCAGCAAATATGGGGATTACAGAAGTATACAATGATTATAAAAAAATACTGGAAGATAAAGAGATCGATGCTGTATTAATCTGTTCTTCTACAGATACACACTCTCCTATATCTATAGAAGCTATAAATGCAGGAAAGCATGTATTTTGTGAAAAGCCAATAGATCATGATGTAGAAAGAATAAAAAATGTAATAAAAGCGCTGGAAAGCTCAAAAGTAAAATATCAGGTAGGGTTTAACAGAAGATTTGACCATAATTTCAGAGCTGTGAAAGAAGCAGTGGCAGCTGGAAAAATAGGTCAGCCTCATATTCTTAAAATAACTTCAAGAGATCCTATGCCGCCTGCAGTAGAGTATATAAAAGTATCGGGCGGGATGTTCCTTGATATGACAATACATGATTTCGACATGGTAAGATATCTTCTTGACAGTGAAGTAGAAGAAGTATATGCACAGGGAGCAGTTCTTGTGGATAAAAGAATAGGTGAAGAGGGAGATATAGATACTGCAATTATAACAATGAAAATGGAAAACGGAGCACTTGCAGTAATTGATAACTCAAGACAGGCTGCTTACGGATATGATCAGAGAGCGGAAGTTTTCGGATCAAAGGGTCAGGTAGCGGCGTATAATGATACTACTTCAACAGCGGAATTATCAAATGCTGACGGAGTAACTAAGGAAAAACCTCTGTTTTTCTTCCTTGAAAGATATATGCAGGCATATGCACAGGAAATAAGAGAATTCATAGAAGCAATCACTCAGGATAAAGAAGTGCCTGTAGGAGCAGTAGATGGACTAAAGCCTGTACTTATAGGTCTTGCAGCAAAGAAATCAATAGAAGAAAACAGACCTGTAAAAATATCTGAAATAAGTTTTTAA
- the iolE gene encoding myo-inosose-2 dehydratase, with protein sequence MLSGKVKLAIAPIAWTNDDMPDLGSENTFEQCVSEMALAGFTGTEVGNKYPRDTAVLKKALELRGLNVASAWFSAFLTTKPYEETKTEFIKHRDFLHAMGAKVIVVSEQGHSVQGQIDTPVFDKKPVFTDEEWTKLAEGLNKLGELAKEKGMKIVYHHHMGTGVQTEEEVDKLMNMTDENLVYLLYDSGHLKFSGEDTISVLKKYINRIKHVHLKDIRPEVVEKVKNEKWSFLKAVREGAFTVPGDGCIDFEPIFKILDDNNYEGWFVVEAEQDPAKANPLEYAIKARKYIKEKAGI encoded by the coding sequence ATGTTAAGTGGAAAAGTAAAATTAGCTATTGCACCTATAGCATGGACAAATGACGATATGCCTGATTTGGGAAGTGAAAATACATTTGAGCAATGTGTAAGCGAAATGGCATTAGCTGGATTTACAGGGACAGAAGTGGGAAATAAGTATCCCAGAGATACAGCAGTGCTGAAAAAAGCTTTGGAACTAAGAGGGCTGAATGTAGCCAGTGCATGGTTTAGTGCATTTCTTACTACTAAGCCTTATGAAGAAACTAAGACTGAGTTCATAAAACACAGAGATTTTCTTCATGCAATGGGAGCAAAAGTAATAGTTGTTTCTGAACAGGGTCACAGTGTACAGGGGCAGATAGATACTCCGGTATTTGATAAAAAACCTGTATTTACTGATGAAGAGTGGACAAAACTAGCAGAAGGGCTGAATAAGCTTGGTGAGTTAGCTAAAGAAAAAGGTATGAAAATAGTATATCACCACCATATGGGAACAGGAGTACAGACAGAGGAAGAAGTGGATAAACTTATGAATATGACAGATGAAAATCTGGTATATCTGCTGTATGATTCAGGACATCTTAAGTTTTCCGGGGAAGATACAATCTCTGTATTAAAAAAATATATAAACAGAATAAAGCATGTACACTTAAAAGATATAAGACCAGAAGTAGTAGAAAAAGTAAAAAATGAAAAGTGGAGCTTTTTGAAAGCGGTAAGAGAAGGGGCGTTCACAGTTCCGGGAGACGGCTGTATCGACTTTGAACCGATTTTCAAAATACTTGATGATAATAATTATGAAGGATGGTTTGTAGTAGAAGCCGAGCAGGATCCTGCCAAGGCAAATCCTCTGGAATATGCAATAAAAGCAAGAAAATACATTAAGGAAAAAGCCGGAATATAG